The DNA sequence GTCTAACAAACAAGAAAAGATAATTCCTAATCACGTTTTTAATCAGTCGCCACTTCGAAGTAGTTGTTTGCTGCTAGTTGTCTTTGCTTTAACGGCATGTGCTAGTAATTCAGCGATAACAGATAAAACAAGAAACTTGCAAAGCCCTGAGCAGTGGCAATCGCAAATGACGTTATCAGGAAATAAAGCGCCCAGCAATCAGAGCTCGGCAAAAGATAGCGCTCAAGATTATCAAGCATTAGATGGTTGGCTTGCTAGCCTTAATGATGCCAAGCTAACAGAAATGGTACGCTATGCCTTGAGCAACAACTATCAATTAAAAGCGCAACAAGCAAGTGTTGCTATTGCTAAAGAAAAGCTCAATGTAGCAGAAGCAACAGACTTTCCTGAACTATCTCTAGCCATGTCGAGCTCACGTGCTAAGCAAGTTTCTGCTGAGAGTGAAAGCTATAACAATAATAATGAAGTTGGTTTACAGCTCGCTTATGAGCTTGATTTATGGGGAAAATTATCTGATCAACAATTACAGAACAAATTAACTTATGCGGCACAAGAGGCTAAATATCAAGGTAGCCGAATTAATACCGTTGCAGAAATTGCCAGCGCTTGGTTTAACTTGTTAGAAGCAAGTCAACTACTCGATTTATATCAAGAGCGCGCGAAAAACTTAAAGGATAATTTAACAACAATACAAGCCGCGTATCGCTTAGGTTTAAATGAAGCGTTAGATGTATACCTGACCCAAAATGATGTAAATAGAGAAGTTGCTAGAGTTGCTGAGCAGCAACAGGCAGTATTAAAAGCAAGTCGAAATTTAGAGTTGCTTATGGGGGATTATCCCAATGCCTCGATAAAGGCAAGTAAGAAACTGCCGGTAATTAAGGATGATATTCCAACAGGTATTCCAGCAGAGTTATTAACGCGCCGCATGGATATTAAGGCAAGTTGGTATGAATTACTCGCGTTAGATGCTGGGTTGGCAGTTGCTCATAAGGAGAAGTTCCCACGTATTTCCCTTAATGCAACCACGGGCAAAAGCTCTGATGAATTAAATAACTTACTTGATGGCAATGCACTTGCTTGGTCTTTAGTCGGTAATATCACCATGCCGTTATTTAATGCGGGCAAGTTAGCCTCTTTAGAGGAGCAGGCAAGGTTGGCTGTTGTGCGTAAAGAGCAAGAGTATTTACAGCAGGTTTATCAAGCCTTCGCCAATGTTGAAAACCATATTAGTAACCGTAATGCTTTAAAAGCGCAGCATAAGTATTACCATCTTGCTAAAGACAATGCCATCGCAGCAGAGAACTTATCTTTTAACCAATATTTGAAAGGTTTAGTTAGCTATACCACAGTGCTTGAGTCGCAACGCAGGGCGTTTGATGCACAAACGACACTGATTCAGCTCACCAACCAATTATTGCAAAACAGAATTGATGTTTATATCGCTTTAGGCGGTAACTTTAATACCTCAGAAAATAATACCTCAGAAAATAATACCGCTGAACAGCAAAATGCTCGTTAACCTTTGTTTAAAAATATCAATATAAATGTGAATTTACTATGAAGCCTATGACCCGAAAACTTATCCCCCTTGCCGTATTGCTAACTTTTATTGGTATTGCTTATGTGATAACCAGTAATCCGCCCGAGAGTAAACGTTCAAAGCCAAGTAGCAAGCCACAATTGGTGGTTGAGGCGCAAACCATAGCAAAGCGTGATATTGCATTAAACTTATCGAGTTACGGCACGGTAAAGCCGCGCACACAAAGTATGTTATTACCACAAGTTGCTGGCCAAATTAATTATATTTCTGCCAATTTTCGTGAAGGTGGCTTTTTTGAGCAGGGGGAAGTTTTAGTTGAAATTGACGATAGAGATTATCAAGTTGAAATTAAAATTGCTCAAGCGAGTTTATTTACTGCCAAACAAGCACTTAGTGAAGAGCAGGCTAGAGTTGAGCAAGCATTGCAAGATTGGCAACGGTTAGGTAATAGCGAGCAAGCGCCGGATTTAGTACTAAGAAAGCCCCAGTTATTGGCGGCACAAGCGAATGTGTTATCTGCCGAAGCGAGCCTTTCAAAAGCAGAGTTAGCTTTAGAAAGAACTAAGATAGTAGCACCTTTTTCCGGGCGTATTCTGACAAAGTTTGTTGATCTTGGTCAGGTTGTTTCATCAAATACTCAGCTAGCGGAAATATACGCCATTGATTACGTAGAAGTTAGGTTACCTATTAAGAACAATGACCTGCCTTTTATCAATCTGCCTGAAAACAGTCGCTATAACAGTGCGCTAGTGTCGGAGCAACCAGAGGTAATTATTAGCTCTGATATTTCAGTAAAGCAGCAATGGCGCGGTAAAATTGTGCGCACCGAAGGTGCGTTTGATCAAAATTCGCAACAGTTATTTGTTGTCGCTCATATCGATGATCCTTATGGCCTAAACAATGATAGTGTCCTGCCAATTAAAATTGGTCAGTATGTTAGTGCAAAAATCACCGGAAAGCAGTTACAGCAAGTACTTATTATTCCGAATAAAGCTATTTATCAAGGAAGCTATGTTTATCTGGTGAAAAATAATACTTTGTTGCGTCAGGAAATTAACATTACCTGGCAAAATGACGCGTTTGCATTAATTAAATCAGGGCTTAACGAAGGAGATAAGTTGGTATTAACGCCTTTAGGGCAAGTTAACTCAGGGACGATAGTGTCAATTTCTGCATTAGATGGCGAGCCTGTTAAGCAGCAAGAAAACAGCAAAAAGAGAAATGAAAAAAGAGCAGCTAAGCGAGGTGAATCATAATGATAGCTTGGTTTGCCAAAAATCACGTTGCCGCTAATTTATTAATGATTACCATTTTAATGGTGGGCATTTTATCAGTGAAAACACGTATCCCGTTGGAAGTATTTCCTGAATTTGAATCTGAGGTTATTAGTGTCACGGTTAGCTTACGAGGTGCAACACCAGAAGATGTTGAGCAGGGCGTTGCTATTCGTATCGAGGAAGCGGTACAAGATTTAGAAGGTATTGAAAAAATCACCTCTAAGTCAGTGGAAGGCTCTGCGTCTGTGGCAATTGAAGCTGAGTCTGGCTTTAGTGCAAGAGAATTATTAGCAGATATTAAAAGCCGCGTTGATGCTATTAATACTTTTCCTGTTGATGCAGAAAATCCAATCATAGCGCTGCAGCAACGTAAGCGGGAAGTGTTGTCAGTAACGATTGCTTCAATTTATAGCGAAAAAGAAATTAAAGAATTTGCTGAGCAAGTACGTGATGATTTATTGAGATTGCCTGAAGTCACTCAGGTGAGCTTAGATGCTGTGCGAGATTATGAAATTACCATTGCTGTCGAGCAAAATAAATTGCGCGAATTTGGCTTAACCTTATCTGATATTGCTACGGCGATTAATGCCAGCTCAGTTGATATGTCAGCAGGTAATATTCGCACCGATGGCGGTGATATTTTAGTTAGAACGAAAGGACAAGCTTATCGCAAAGACGAATTTGACAATATTGTGATTAAAACCCATACCGATGGCAATATTATTAAACTCGCTGATGTTGCTCAACTAACGGATGGTTTTGAAGAAAATCCATTACGAGCAAGATTTAATGGTCAACAAGCTGCGCTAATTGAAGTGTACCGAATTGGTAATCAAAGTGCGATTAGCGTGGCAGATGCGGTAAAAGATTATATCGAGAAAAGGCAGCAAGACTTACCTGAGGGCTATAGCTTAAGTTATTGGGATGATGACTCTCAAGTAGTTAAAGCGCGTTTAAATACCTTGATCTCTAACGCACTTCAAGGCGGTTTCTTAGTATTACTACTACTGACTTTATTTTTAAGACCTTCGATAGCTTTTTGGGTGTCAGTAGGAATTCCCATTAGTTTTATGGGCGCATTTATCGTTATGCCATTTTTCGGTATTTCACTTAATGTTATGAGTTTATTCGGTTTTATCTTAGTGCTGGGTATTGTTGTTGATGATGCTATAGTGACAGGTGAAAATGTTTATCGACATTTGCAAACATCAGAAACGGGTGAGCAAGCGGCTATTAGAGGAACACAAGAAGTCGCAACACCAGTGACCTTTGGTATTTTAACAACCGTGGCGGCTTTTTTACCCTTAGCCTATATTGAAGGGCATCGCGGCAATATGTTTGCGCAAATTCCGGTTATAGTGATTCCTGTACTCATCTTTTCATTAATAGAGTCAAAATTTGTTTTACCGTCACATTTAAAGCATTTGAAGTTACGTAAAGAAAAAGCAAAGCAATCAAGGTTTTCTGTTTGGCAACAAAAGTTTGCTGATGGTTTTGAGCGAAGCATTTTAAAATATTATCAGCCACTGTTAGAAAAGGCCTTAGCGCATCGTTTATTGACTCTCTCGCTATTTATTGGTGTGTTTATTGTTATGCTTGCCTTTATTACCAGCGGTTGGATGCGATTTACCTTTATGCCTCGTATTCCCAGCGAAACGGTACGAGCCAGTTTAACTATGCCTGTTGGTACGAGTTATGATGTGGTTGACTTGTATGTTGTCAAAATGGCAAGTGCTGCCAAACAGCTGCAAAAACAATATAAAAATGGTGAAGATGAAAGTTTGATTCTTAATATTTTAGCCATTACAGGAGGCCGTGGTGGCAGTAATAAAGGGCAAGTTCGTTTTGAAATTCAACCAGCTGAAAAAAATATCAGTGGTATTAGCTCGAGTCAGATTGTTAGGGAGTGGCGAAAGTTAATTGGGCCGTTGCCAGGAGCTGAAAGTGTTACTTTTAGAGCTGAGTTCGGCCGTGGTGGCGATCCCATTGATGTGCAACTTGCTGCAAGTGATTTAGAGCAGCTTAAACTCGCCGCTACCGAAGTGAAACAACAAATTGCGACTTATGCAACTACTTTTGAAATTTCAGATAGTTTATCTGACGGTAAAGAAGAGCTGCAAATAGAGCTGACTGAACAGGGCTATGCAATGGGGATGACCCGTACTAGTGTGCTTAGACAAGTTAGGGATGCGTTTTTTGGTGCAGAAGTACAGCGCATACAGCGAGGCAGAGATGATGTTAGGGTGATGTTAAGGTTTCCGCTTGAAGAACGGTTATCAATTGCCAATTTAACCGATATGTTAATTAGTACCCCATCAGGTGGACAAGTACCTTTATCGCATGTTGCCACACTAACACCAGGGAAAAGCCCAAGTGAAATTAGGCGTATTGATAGATATCGCACCGTGAATATTACTGCCGATGTCGATAAAGAAAAAACCAACATGCTCGTGTTAAATACAGATCTAGAAAACTTTTTACAAGCGTTACTCTTAAAATACCCTGGCATGACCTATACCTTAGAAGGTGAGGCGAGAGAGCAGGCGGAATCTTTTAACAGCTTAGCAATAGGTTTAGTGTTTGTGTTCTTTATTATTTATTGCTTACTTGCCATACCGTTTAAATCGTATTTACAGCCTATTATTGTTATGTCAGTTATTCCTTTTGGTGCCATAGGTGCTGTTATTGGTCATTGGATCATGGGCATGAACCTTACCATTATGAGTATGCTTGGTTTAATGGCGTTAATTGGTGTGGTAGTTAATGATAGTTTAGTGCTTGTCGACTTTATTAATAAAACTAAGGCTAAAACAGGCTCTGTGCTTGACTCCGTTGTCAAAGCTGGTCAAGCGCGGTTTAGGCCGGTTATGTTAACGTCGTTAACTACTTTTATAGGCTTGATGCCGTTACTCTTTGAAAAAGAAACACAAGCACAATTTTTGATACCTATGGCTGTTTCCCTAGGCTTTGGCATTATCTTTGCCACATTTATTACACTGTTATTAGTGCCAATTAACTATATGCTGATTGAAGATGTAAAAAGTATTTTTTCTTCAAAGTCAAAAAAGTGTGAAAGTGTAGCTGGTGTCGCTTAGCCTGCTGGCAAGAACTTAGTAGATATAAAAGGTTACAATTGTTGTAGCCTTTTGAGTATCTCAGTGACATACGCTTTTATTATAGAGAGTACAGTCTGTCGCTCTAGCAATTGAGTTATTAAAGGAAGAATATTTCATTTATTTTTTCAAGACGAAAAAAAACCTGCCGTAGCAGGTTTCTTTATGTGGCTCCCCAAACTGGGCTTGAACCAGTGACACACGGATTAACAGTCCGTCGCTCTACCAACTGAGCTATTGGGGAATAAACTTTTTAAACTTCTGTTTATTAGTGAAGTTAATCTGGTTTCTCAAGTTATACTTGAGCATCAATCAGTAATACACGCTTTGATTAGGTTATCACCAATTTATAATGTGGCTCCCCAAACTGGGCTTGAACCAGTGACACACGGATTAACAGTCCGTCGCTCTACCAACTGAGCTATTGGGGAATAAACTTTTTAAACTTCTGTTTATTAGTGAAGTTGATCTGGTTTCTCAAGTGATACTTGAGTACCAATCAGTGATACACGCTTTGATTAGGTTATCACCAATTTATAATGTGGCTCCCCAAACTGGGCTTGAACCAGTGACACACGGATTAACAGTCCGTCGCTCTACCAACTGAGCTATTGGGGAATCGTTTTGCGTTAGCATCTTGGCTAACGGGGCGGAATATTAAAGTCCTGAGGCGGCAGTGTCAATACAAAAATTACAAAAAAAACAATTAGCATGCTGTTTGCTTGAAATATGCTCACTCAGAGTGTTTTTAATGCGACATTCGTAGATAATTTATGCGTGCTCAGTAAGCTTTAACATACTCATATTCCTGTTGAATATTTTTGGAAATTGGAAAAGGTCAATGTTTATGACATATGGTTATTTTCAAGGTTGGCCTTTAAAGAGTCGCTTGCCTAAAACCATAGCAATTGAATTGACTATTTGAAGACACTCAATAGGCACAGCGCTGAATAGCTTAAATCGTTATCTTACTTGGTATGAACAATAAAGAGACTTCATTATTTCTTACGCTATTTTTTAGGAGAAATTGTTTTATAACCGATACGTTATTAGGTAAAAGCCATGATTAAATCTATCTTTGACATGATTTTTAGCCGCTAATGTGGTCTGTTCTTAATAGGTTGATATATGCGTAAGATACTTTTTTTCACTGTGTTTACTTGCTTGGTTTTCCCTGCCATGGCTCAGGTTATAGAGATATCTTCACCTGATAAAAACATTACGGTTAGGGTGAATACCGCGTCTGGCAAAGTGCAATATGATGTACTTTCACATCAAGAGCTGATTATTTCACAGGCATCAGCTGGTATTCATTTGGCTGATATTACTAATAATGGTTTGCACTATCAATCCCATAATGTCAGCTCAACAACACGAACGATTACGCCGGTTGTACAGCAAAAATCTCAGCATATTATTGAGCACTATAATCAACTTACTATACGTTTTTTGCAGCATATCTTACTTGAATTTCGTGTTTTCAATGAAGGTGTTGCATATCGCTTTAGAAGCGATGCCGCGCGTGAGTTGACTGTTTTAAATGAAGAAATGACTTTAGCCTTTAATGAAAACTATAAGGTTTTTTATCCAAAAGAGAAGAGTTTTTACTCTCATAATGAACGTGCTTATTTACCGACTCGTTTAAATCAATTAACTGAGCAAGATTTAGCGAGTTTGCCATTACTGGTGCAAACCCCGAAACAAAAAATAGTATTTACTGAAACAGCGCTGCATGATTATCCTGGGCTATGGGTTGTTGGTGGCAATAATCACAGCTTATCAGGTGTGCATCCTAAGCGGGTTAAAGTTGCGCAATTAAAGCCTGGCTCAGATAGAAACCAAGATATTAAACAAAGATATGATGATATTGCTAAGCAAACTAGCAAGCAGAAAAAGGATTTTCCATGGCGCATTTTTGCTATTAGTCAAACAGATGAACAGCTGCTAACCAATGAGTTATCTTTTTTGTTGGCTAATGAATTAGCGATTGAAGATCCCTCATGGATAAAACCAGGTAAAGTCGCTTGGGATTGGTGGAATGCCAATAACCTTTATGGTGTTGACTTTAAAGCAGGTATTAATA is a window from the Litorilituus sediminis genome containing:
- a CDS encoding efflux RND transporter permease subunit; translation: MIAWFAKNHVAANLLMITILMVGILSVKTRIPLEVFPEFESEVISVTVSLRGATPEDVEQGVAIRIEEAVQDLEGIEKITSKSVEGSASVAIEAESGFSARELLADIKSRVDAINTFPVDAENPIIALQQRKREVLSVTIASIYSEKEIKEFAEQVRDDLLRLPEVTQVSLDAVRDYEITIAVEQNKLREFGLTLSDIATAINASSVDMSAGNIRTDGGDILVRTKGQAYRKDEFDNIVIKTHTDGNIIKLADVAQLTDGFEENPLRARFNGQQAALIEVYRIGNQSAISVADAVKDYIEKRQQDLPEGYSLSYWDDDSQVVKARLNTLISNALQGGFLVLLLLTLFLRPSIAFWVSVGIPISFMGAFIVMPFFGISLNVMSLFGFILVLGIVVDDAIVTGENVYRHLQTSETGEQAAIRGTQEVATPVTFGILTTVAAFLPLAYIEGHRGNMFAQIPVIVIPVLIFSLIESKFVLPSHLKHLKLRKEKAKQSRFSVWQQKFADGFERSILKYYQPLLEKALAHRLLTLSLFIGVFIVMLAFITSGWMRFTFMPRIPSETVRASLTMPVGTSYDVVDLYVVKMASAAKQLQKQYKNGEDESLILNILAITGGRGGSNKGQVRFEIQPAEKNISGISSSQIVREWRKLIGPLPGAESVTFRAEFGRGGDPIDVQLAASDLEQLKLAATEVKQQIATYATTFEISDSLSDGKEELQIELTEQGYAMGMTRTSVLRQVRDAFFGAEVQRIQRGRDDVRVMLRFPLEERLSIANLTDMLISTPSGGQVPLSHVATLTPGKSPSEIRRIDRYRTVNITADVDKEKTNMLVLNTDLENFLQALLLKYPGMTYTLEGEAREQAESFNSLAIGLVFVFFIIYCLLAIPFKSYLQPIIVMSVIPFGAIGAVIGHWIMGMNLTIMSMLGLMALIGVVVNDSLVLVDFINKTKAKTGSVLDSVVKAGQARFRPVMLTSLTTFIGLMPLLFEKETQAQFLIPMAVSLGFGIIFATFITLLLVPINYMLIEDVKSIFSSKSKKCESVAGVA
- a CDS encoding efflux RND transporter periplasmic adaptor subunit, with product MKPMTRKLIPLAVLLTFIGIAYVITSNPPESKRSKPSSKPQLVVEAQTIAKRDIALNLSSYGTVKPRTQSMLLPQVAGQINYISANFREGGFFEQGEVLVEIDDRDYQVEIKIAQASLFTAKQALSEEQARVEQALQDWQRLGNSEQAPDLVLRKPQLLAAQANVLSAEASLSKAELALERTKIVAPFSGRILTKFVDLGQVVSSNTQLAEIYAIDYVEVRLPIKNNDLPFINLPENSRYNSALVSEQPEVIISSDISVKQQWRGKIVRTEGAFDQNSQQLFVVAHIDDPYGLNNDSVLPIKIGQYVSAKITGKQLQQVLIIPNKAIYQGSYVYLVKNNTLLRQEINITWQNDAFALIKSGLNEGDKLVLTPLGQVNSGTIVSISALDGEPVKQQENSKKRNEKRAAKRGES
- a CDS encoding efflux transporter outer membrane subunit, whose protein sequence is MKVMSNKQEKIIPNHVFNQSPLRSSCLLLVVFALTACASNSAITDKTRNLQSPEQWQSQMTLSGNKAPSNQSSAKDSAQDYQALDGWLASLNDAKLTEMVRYALSNNYQLKAQQASVAIAKEKLNVAEATDFPELSLAMSSSRAKQVSAESESYNNNNEVGLQLAYELDLWGKLSDQQLQNKLTYAAQEAKYQGSRINTVAEIASAWFNLLEASQLLDLYQERAKNLKDNLTTIQAAYRLGLNEALDVYLTQNDVNREVARVAEQQQAVLKASRNLELLMGDYPNASIKASKKLPVIKDDIPTGIPAELLTRRMDIKASWYELLALDAGLAVAHKEKFPRISLNATTGKSSDELNNLLDGNALAWSLVGNITMPLFNAGKLASLEEQARLAVVRKEQEYLQQVYQAFANVENHISNRNALKAQHKYYHLAKDNAIAAENLSFNQYLKGLVSYTTVLESQRRAFDAQTTLIQLTNQLLQNRIDVYIALGGNFNTSENNTSENNTAEQQNAR